The Halotia branconii CENA392 region TATCCTTCAAGCTATCGATTAAGGTTTGCTGTTGGACTGATCGCTTAAGATCGAGAGGTTGACTGTGGCGGGTGAAGCGGAGTTTTTTATGTAAGGTACTATAGAGATGGATTCTAGAAAGCAATTGGTATGACTCCAATATCTAATGGTCAGTCAGCTATTGTTCGTACTGAGCGTGGGCTAACAATCTCCGGAACACGCATTACTTTGTACGACGTGATGGATCATCTCGCAATGGGAAGACCACCACAACTCATCTTGAACTGGCTCCCATTGACGGAAGAGCAACTTGATTCAGCGTTAATCTACATCGAGAGAAATCGCGCTGAAGTGGAATCTGAGTATCAAGAAATTTTAAAAACAGCGGAGGAAGTCCAACAATATTGGGAAGAAAGGAATCGAGAACGCTTTGCTCGTATTGCTGCTACTTTGCCTAAAGTTGGTCGAGAAACTCTATGGGAAAAGCTCCAGGCGCAGAAAGCTAGACACGCAGCGGAGTTATGAATTTTCTGATTGACTATAACCTTCAGAAGTATGCCGCTATTCTTTTGGGGAGGATTGCAAATGATGGTTGGCTTGATCTAATTCCGATTCGTTTTACATTTTTTAATGATATTGATTTGCCAACAGATAGCGATGATCGAGTTGTATGGAGGCTATCTCAGGAGAACCGAATGATTCTCCTGACTGCGAACCGGAACATGAAAGGGGAAAACTCATTGGAGCAAGTTCTTCGTGAAAATAACACGATTGATTCCTTGCCAGTCATCACTATCGGAAACCTTGACCGCTTTAGTAAAGAAGGCAGCTACCGTAGCCGATGTGCTGATCGCATTATTGATATTGTGCTTAACATTGAGGATTACATAGGAGCCGGACGTATTTTCATCCCATAATTAATCAAATTGGGTATTAGTCAATCACCGCCATATTTGTGGAAGATGCGGATAAGTTCTATCAGAAATTAGGATTCAAGATTCACCCCAACCAAGAGCATACGACCCATCATCTATAATTGGGTGAGATAGAATATCTCCCTTGAGCTTACACTTGCTGAAACAATGTATTGTCAGCAGAATTTATTATTTGTCTAAGTTCTTGGAGTTTTTTATCTACCGCACCACTAGTTAATAATTCTGCTGCTTTAGCTATACCCGATCGCATATCCAAACAAATACCACTACGCCAAAGATAAAAACCACCATTCCACAAGGCGGTTTGCAGTAATTCACTGGGTTTACCACTTAAAACTTCCTGGATTTGCGTTAGTAATTCTTCAGTAGTTCCTAAAGGTACATTTTTAGTAATAAAGCCGTAATCATGGGGTGAGAGCAGCAACCGTTCTATTCCTTGGGGTGCTTGAGATAAAGCAATAATTGCAGTGCGATCGCGGGGTAAATCGCAACTACCTTCTAATCCCTTCACGAAGGTAAATTTTGTCACTCCCCGCAACCCCAAAGCGACTTGGAACATACTTTCTGTAGGAGGATGGACAAATCCAGAAATAATATGAGCTTCCCCAGCATAAGGACACCAAATTAATTCCATCGTTGCAAAAGGCGGACGCTTGCCAAGTTGATCGCGGTATTCCCAAATTGCTTGAGTTAAGGGAAAATGCTGAGGTGTATAAACAAAGCCAATTCCTGTTTGCTCAAATACTTGTTGAGTTTTTGTCAGTGGTAAATTAGTCCAATCAACGCCTAATTTCTGCCAAATATCTATCAAGGGTAAACCGTACTTTGTTGGTAGGCGATCGCCGCCATGCATAACTACTGGTTGTCCAGCTGCGGCTAGAAGTAAAGCCGTGACTGGAGCAATTGGTGCAGTACGCGTTCTGCCATCGTAGGGTATACCTAAAATTATCACTGGACGCGCAGAAGAAACTGGTTGCAGTTTTGGCCCTAATTCATCGTAGGCATCCAGCATTCCGGCTAACTCTTCCCCCGTGGGACGCTTAATGCGGTGGGCAATTAAAAATGCCCCAATTTGGGCTGGAGTTGCTTCACCCAACAGCATCATTTGAGTAGCTGTGGCAGCTTCAGCACGAGTTAAATTTTCTCCTGTGTGGTTTCCACTGCCTACCTTTTTTAGTAACTCCCTGAATACATTGCTCATAAAAATTAATAACCAACAGTCCCAAAATTGACTGTGGAATTTTGATTAATCATAAGCTAATCGTCATTTAAATTGCATCATGTTAATGGTAATGAAAGCTGCAAACCCTCTCCCTTGCCCCCTGCTCCCGGTCACTGAGCGTACTTGTGCTGAGCGTAGTCGAAGTAGCCGAAGTGCTGCCCCCCTGCGGCCTCAATGTACAAATTAAATGCTTAACAGCTTATCTTTAGGAAACCGATCGCTGCTGCTGAAATTGCGGTGGAATATTTTCCTTTACAAGTTGCCAAAAGTGTTGAATAGGAGGAATCTGAAGCCGATCTTGAGTTGTCACCATAACCACCCGACGAGTCAAGCTAGAATTATCAGGTGTAGCAGCTAGAGGACGAACCGCCAAAGTGGGATCATGACGTGCTTCGATTAATGCTGAATGAGGTAGTAAGGCTACTAATTCACCTTGGCGTACCACTCCCCGAAAAGCATCTAGAGTATTTACTTCTAAAGCTGCTTGGAGTGTAGCTTCCAGCCGCTCAAACTTGTCTTGTACTAAGCGTTGCATTCCATAACCATCTTTAAAAACCACTTGCGAATAACGAACTAATTCTGACCAAGGAATATGATCATATTGGGCTAGGGGATGGTTAGCTGCGGTTAGAACTTCTATCGGTTCATCATAAAGGACTTCTACCACCATTTCTCTGCTAGTGGTTAAAAAGCGATTATTCATCACAATTGCTAAATCCACCAATCCATCCTTGAGGACTTTTAAGGCGCGATCGCTACCTAAAGATGTAATTCGTAATTGTACATCTGGATAATCATGACAAAATTTTTGCAACACTGGCGGTAAGTGAGAAGCACACAAAGAGTGAATCGCGGCAATACACAATTCTGGTTGCTTGCCAGCAATTAAATCTGTTAATTCTTGTGTAGCAGTTTCCCACTCTTGGCAAATTTTGTGGACACGAGGTAGCAAACATTCTCCTGCCAGTGTCAATTTAGCATGACTGGTTCGGTGAAAGAGTTCTACCCCCACATCGGCTTCTAATGATTGGATTTGGCGACTGATAGTCGATTGGGTAACGTGACATTTTTGGGCTGCTTTTTGGAAGCTGCCAGTGTCCGCGATCGCTAGAAAGGCTTGCAACTGCTCTAGTCGCATGTTTATGTAGCCTGAATTACATTTATGGCTTTTATTAAGTTAACGGTTGTGTAAATACAATTTGGTAGGATTTGATACAAGTTTTTTAGAAATTGGGCATTAGGCATAAGAGGCAGTGTTTCGACTACGCTCAACAACCGGGGCAGGGTGCGGGGTGCAAGGGGGATGAAGAAAAATTACCTCTTTCTCCCTCCTGCTCCCTGCCCCCTGCTCCTTTTCCTCTGCTTTAATCACTGAGCGTAGTCGAAGTGCTGCTCCCCTGCTTCTTTCCTAGCCTCTAGTCCCTAGCCCCTAGCCCCTAGTCCCTTTGTCAATATCTAATTTTTCCCATTTGGTC contains the following coding sequences:
- a CDS encoding anthranilate phosphoribosyltransferase family protein; the encoded protein is MSNVFRELLKKVGSGNHTGENLTRAEAATATQMMLLGEATPAQIGAFLIAHRIKRPTGEELAGMLDAYDELGPKLQPVSSARPVIILGIPYDGRTRTAPIAPVTALLLAAAGQPVVMHGGDRLPTKYGLPLIDIWQKLGVDWTNLPLTKTQQVFEQTGIGFVYTPQHFPLTQAIWEYRDQLGKRPPFATMELIWCPYAGEAHIISGFVHPPTESMFQVALGLRGVTKFTFVKGLEGSCDLPRDRTAIIALSQAPQGIERLLLSPHDYGFITKNVPLGTTEELLTQIQEVLSGKPSELLQTALWNGGFYLWRSGICLDMRSGIAKAAELLTSGAVDKKLQELRQIINSADNTLFQQV
- a CDS encoding DUF433 domain-containing protein, with translation MTPISNGQSAIVRTERGLTISGTRITLYDVMDHLAMGRPPQLILNWLPLTEEQLDSALIYIERNRAEVESEYQEILKTAEEVQQYWEERNRERFARIAATLPKVGRETLWEKLQAQKARHAAEL
- a CDS encoding ACP S-malonyltransferase, with the protein product MNFLIDYNLQKYAAILLGRIANDGWLDLIPIRFTFFNDIDLPTDSDDRVVWRLSQENRMILLTANRNMKGENSLEQVLRENNTIDSLPVITIGNLDRFSKEGSYRSRCADRIIDIVLNIEDYIGAGRIFIP
- a CDS encoding LysR family transcriptional regulator, whose product is MRLEQLQAFLAIADTGSFQKAAQKCHVTQSTISRQIQSLEADVGVELFHRTSHAKLTLAGECLLPRVHKICQEWETATQELTDLIAGKQPELCIAAIHSLCASHLPPVLQKFCHDYPDVQLRITSLGSDRALKVLKDGLVDLAIVMNNRFLTTSREMVVEVLYDEPIEVLTAANHPLAQYDHIPWSELVRYSQVVFKDGYGMQRLVQDKFERLEATLQAALEVNTLDAFRGVVRQGELVALLPHSALIEARHDPTLAVRPLAATPDNSSLTRRVVMVTTQDRLQIPPIQHFWQLVKENIPPQFQQQRSVS